In the Desulfosporosinus acidiphilus SJ4 genome, TAGTCCACAGTCATCTGGTTTAATAGCTCATCAAAATATTCTTTGCAATTGACTTTTTGAAAATAAAAAGGAAGATGCCCCGTATCCAATTTCGAAAAGAGAAACAAACGATCGACTAAGACATCCATTTCGCAAGCTTTTTTGTAAATAATATCATAATAGCGTTGTTGCTTTTCCGGGGTATTGGCAAAGCTGTCCTTGAGTCCCTTAACATATCCTTTAATCGCCGTTAAAGGAGTTCTTAAATCATGTGAAATTCCTGCAACAAGTTCTTTGCGATCTTCTTCATATTTAAGCTGCGCCTGAATGGATTGATGCAGTCTGGCCCTCATTTCATCAAAATTTGATATCGCAGATCCGAATTCATCCCTATTCTCATATTTAATCTCAAAATCAAGATTACCGTTTTTAATTTGTTCTGCTCCATAATTAAGCATATCAAGGGGAACAATAATTTTTTTAAATATTTTTGCAGAAATAATGCCATTTGTTACAGAAATAATGAGAATTGATAAAACAAAAACAATGGTGATATAGACACCCAGAACCTATCGTAAATAATTATTGGAAATGTCAGCGAGTTCGTATGAAATTAGATTAAAGTTTGATTAAAAATATCTCAGCACCAAGAGATAGTACACTCCACATCAATCGACTTTCTAAGACTAGGATTAATTAAAAATACTTTATCAGCAAAGAGGAAAACAGCCTTGGTTCAAGGACCAAGGCTGTTTTATGACTCGTCTTCAGTTTCGTGCATGGTATATTTTGACTATGTTCAATCGTTATCTCCATATTGAAGCGAACTAAATAAACCTTATATTAACTTTGTAAGGAGCAAGATATAAAAGGCAAAGTAACAGATAACTTTATTAATTTTCCTTATTTAATGATTTTAATTTCAGGCGTGGGTCGCTCTTTTCATTTTCAAAGGTTTTACTTAATCTTTTTCTATAGGTTTTGTTCTAATAAATCGCTTCTATAATTGTTCGTTCTCTTTAAATCAGTTAGAGGCTGCGCATCTCCTCAATCGCCGGTCGGTGAAATAGACGATTTGTACCGAAAATCGCAGCTGCCGTGGAAGAAATGGCTGCCGCCGCCAATAATACCAGATAGCCCCAAGGTATAGAGAGAACCTCAGGCGGAGGGTCGAAAACTCCCGTTAGCACCTTGACCAACATTTCAGCCACCCCGAAACCCAATATGATACCTAAAAGGCTGCCCCCCGTCAAGATAACAAGGCCTTCACTCCAAACAAATGCCCCGAGCTGTCTCTTCTTTGCTCCCAAAGCGGCGAGTACAGCCAAGGTCCGCCGCCGTTCGGCCAGACCGAGAGCTAAAATCAGCCCCGTCGAGGCTGCAGCCAACAGAACGGCAAACCCCAATTCCAGCCGCGTAAGCCCATGAAGATCCACGGCTGTCAAGCCTGAACTGATAGTACGCTGAGTGGAATTAATATCAGTCACTTTGGCGCCGGCCAATGTACTCACCACAGCTTTTGCCTGGGAAGCAAGAGCCTCAGGATTACCCTTCGCCCGCATTAAGACAATTTCTGAGGCGTCCGATCCGGTTTGCTGCCCAATATAATTCCTATTGGCCACCAAAAACGAGTCTTTCGGTGCCGTGGGAAACTCCCGGACAATCCCGATCAAATGAAACGGTACTATATGATACTGATGGTCTTTAATATTCTGGAGACGAAGATTGATTTTATCCCCGAGTTTAAGTTGGTAATCTTTTACCGTTTCTTCCGAGACCAAAACACCGTCCGGTTGTTTTGCTAACTCCGCCAAGACTCCCCGGGCGTTGCCTCCGGCAAAATAGGCATTGGCGATA is a window encoding:
- a CDS encoding histidine kinase dimerization/phospho-acceptor domain-containing protein, encoding MGVYITIVFVLSILIISVTNGIISAKIFKKIIVPLDMLNYGAEQIKNGNLDFEIKYENRDEFGSAISNFDEMRARLHQSIQAQLKYEEDRKELVAGISHDLRTPLTAIKGYVKGLKDSFANTPEKQQRYYDIIYKKACEMDVLVDRLFLFSKLDTGHLPFYFQKVNCKEYFDELLNQMTVDYERSGLKISYYNRCHCRLPDCYSERCPE